ATTGGAATAAGTTTTAGTTTAGGGAAATTGATAGAACTTAGTTATATGCAATCAAAAAATAATCTTTTTAGTGGATTTTTAATTTTTTTAGGACTTTCAAGTTGTTTTGCCACTAAAGGACTTATTTCAAGTGTAAAAGAGATTGCAGAGCTAATAGAACGCAAAGAAATTAATGACAAAAATGAAAACGCAATCAAAGAGAAAGTCCAAAGAATAGTAAGTAGGGATGTAAGGTCATCTTCGATGGAACATCTTATGAGATCAAGTACAGAAAGTCTTGCAGAAAATTCAGTTGATGGAATATTTGGGCCATTATTTTGGATATTTATTGGAATCGTTTTAATGAAGTTTTCAATTTTTCTACCAGGTCCTTTGTCACTTGGTTTTTCTTATAAAGCCATAAGCACATTAGATTCAATGATTGGTTATAAATATGATTACTTTAGATATTTGGGTTTTTTCAGCGCAAAAATCGAAGATTATTTCACTTTTATTCCCTCAAGATTAGTTTTACTGACATTACCTTTAGTTAGTTCCAAAGTAAATAATTATTTATCAATCATAAAAAATAGTTATCTAGATGGCAAAAAGTATGCTTCCCCTAATTCAGGGATTTCAGAAGCTATATTTGCATATATCTCCGGTATTAAATTAGGCGGAAAAAGTAAATATCAAAATGAAATTATTGAAAAGCCAATCATCAATTCAAATGGAGATTTTTGTAATAGAGAGAAAATCAAGTTAATATGTCAATTAATTTTGAGATTACAATTTTTATGGATAATAATTTTTATCTTAATTTTTTTTATAATTTTTAATCCAAATTAATAATAAATTAGTTTTAAAATTATTAAAATAAACAAAAAGTCTCAATGCAAGAACAAAACTCTTCAATGGAAAATAAAAATAATGATTTAACAAATAGATCATTAACTAACAATAAATACTCGAAGTGGGTAGATAATCAGGGAGATGAAGTAAAGAATGTTTTTGGATTTAATAATAGTGCTGAGCTTGTAAATGGTAGAGCAGCAATGATCGGATTCTTAATGTTAGTATTAACCGAGTTAGTTTTTAAAGGTAAACCTGTGACGTCTTCAATTTTTGGTATTAATTAAAAATGGGGGGGAAAAAATCTAATCCAATAAAAGTATTCTTATACATATCCGTATGGGTAATAATTTGGGGAACTTTTGGTTCTCTTATTGATTATCCTCTTTATAAGAATAAAATTTATTTAGAGGGTAGTATTTATCAATATCTTACTTTCGCAATTACAGCTATAATTTCCATCATATTTGCAAAATTTATTTATAAAAAAATTGAGTTATAAAAACTTGTATCTAAATTTTCTAATAATTTTAGCTGGTTCATTGTTGTCATTTGACTCATAAAGTATCCATTGATGTGTCTCAGTATCATGATCACATCCATAATTACCAGATAAATTATCGTAACTTGAGAGGTATGAATGACAATATTGGTCTGCCTCAAAAGCAGAATCATAACCTGTTAAAAAATATATCAAGAATAAAACAAGTACTAACAAAAAAAATACTGAAAAAATTAAATTAAATACCTTCATAACAAATTCTAAAATTTAAATATATCATCTAAAAAAATTTTCCGATCTAAAATACACTTAACGTCCAATATTAAAAATAAAGTCATGGAATTCTTGATTATTTAGATATAAGATGACTAAAAGTATTAAGATTATATTCAAGCCAAGAACTAGTGATCCAATAATATTTATTTGTTTTTTACCTGGTAAGGTGTATGTAATCTCCTTGTCTTTAAGAAAAGAAGCTAGGCCTTTTTTTTCTTTTTTTGAATATTTTTTTTCAACATCAGTTTTAACTTCATCTTCAGAAAAACCTTTTACCATTTAAATTTCAATAACAAATTAATAATATTCGAAAAAAAGAAATTATTTTAATAATTAACAATTTTTAATTACATATTTAATCATAAATGATTCTTTCTCATTAAGGTATTTCTTTAAAAAATAAGCTTTAATAACTTCCGACTGCAAACCCAATAAACTAGATTGACATTTGAATTTATCTTGATCAAATGCTACTAATTGAAGTTGTTCTATTTTAGAAACTAATCCTCTACATACTTGATTTTGAGGATCTTTAATACATTTACTAGATTGATTTATAATTATGGGCTTTATTGGTATTGTTTCTGCCATAAGGAAATTAGATAAAAATAAAAATTTCAGGAATAATATAGTTAATAATTTCATTACTTCTCAAGATATAAAAATTAAGATGACCTTGAAAATTTGGGGAATTGAATTAATAGCATTTTATTGAAATTGAAAAAAAAAGATGCCCTACAAGAGCACCTTAGTCTAAAAGGAAGAATTAGATAAACAAATTATCCTTGAACTCTGTCCTTAAATAGTTTACCCGCTGAGAATGTAGGAACTCTTTTAGCAGGTATTGCTATTTTTTCGCCTGTCTTAGGATTTAATCCCTGTCTTGCAGAACGATCTCTTGGCTCAAAAGAACCAAACCCTAGTATGGAGACTTTTTTGCCATCCACTACTGAATCAACAATAGTTTCAATAGTTGCATCAACTATTGAGGAAACATCAGTTTTTGTGGCTCCTGTTTGAGCCGACACAACGTTTACTAAATCAGCTTTGTTCATTGAATTTTTTATAAAGCAGAGATTAAATAGACGAAGAGTTTTAAATCAAGTCTAAAAACCTCGAACTTGCACATCATATGGGGCAAATACAAATCCGGCAACCGAAAATGCCGGTGGCGCAAAGCTTTATACAAATCTCAGGGACATTTTTAGCTATATAATTTAAGTTTGTTGCCTAAAATTTTTCTTATATAAAAAATTAGCTCAGTATTTAGAAAACATCTAAACCAATTGGTAATACTGGATTTAGCCATAAAAAATTCAACTGAATCTATCAAAGAAAAAAATTTCTAAAGGTTAGGAAATTAAGAATTTGAACTATTTATTATATTTTATTAATTTTCAGATATATTTCCTTCTCATCACATGAGGCAGCATAATTTTTATTTTGAAATCAAGAAAAATCTTGTTTTCTCATAATAAAAGTCTCTTTCAAAATCGTTTTCTTCACTGAGCAGATGGAGGGGTGAATTGTAATAGGTTAAAAAATTAATATTCTCTAAGATTTAATTAAGTTGATTAGTGAAACCATAAATTTGAGTTTTTTTTTAAATTTTGCATCTATTATTCAAATATTAATAATTTGAATAAATTATCTCATTATTTAACTAACCAATTATAAGGAGACAGTGACTCATATCAATAAAGGTAACCCATTTCCTTTAGGAAGTTCTCTAACTGGACAAGGAGTAAATTTTTCTCTGATAGCCACAAATGCAGAATATGTAGAAATCTTATTATTTGAAAAAGAGGACTCTGTTATACCAAAAAACATACTGAAACTAGATCAAAATCATAATACAGGTCCTTACTGGCATGCTGAAATAAGAAATCTAAATGAAGGCTGTATTTATGCTTTTAGAGTAAAACAAAAAAGTAATGGGATTAATAATAATTACGAAAAGAAAGTTTTAATTGATCCATGTTCAAGGGGTATTACTGGTTGGGGAAGTTATAAAAGAGAAAATGCATTAAAAACGCATGAAAATACCAATTCTTGCCTTAAAAGCGTTGTTTGCGATAGAAAATTATTTAATTTTAAAGATTATCCAAGACCGAAACATTCTTGGGAAGAAACAATTATTTATGAACTCCATATCAAAGCCTTCACAGAATCAACAGATAAAGATGAGAGTTGTTTAAAGAAATTCTTAAAAAAAATTCCGTATCTTAAAGAATTGGGGATTACAACAATTGAATTACTTCCGATTTTTTGTTTCGATCCAACTGATGCACCAAATGGTTTAGAAAATTTCTGGGGTTATAGCCCAATCAATTGGTTTACTCCGCATTTTGAATATCTCTCAAATGAATCTGCAGTGAAGAATAGAGATGAATTTAGAAGATTAGTAGAGGAGTGTCATAAAGCAAACATTGAAGTCATCTTAGATGTCGTATATAATCATACTTCTGAAGGAGATTCTCATGGCCCTGCAATATCTTGGAAAGGTATAGATGAAAATCTTTATTATTTTATTGGAAAAGATAAAAATTATCAGGATGTTTCTGGCTGTGGGAATACTATTGCAGCAAACAGAGGGTTAGTTAGAAAACTAATAATTGAATCATTGAAATGTTGGGCAAGTGAATTAGGAGTTGATGGTTTTAGATTTGATTTAGGAATTGCCTTATCAAGAGGAGAAAATCTATCACCACTCGAAAATCCTCCCATTTTTGAAGATATAGAATGTGAGCCAGAACTAATTGGTATCAAGTTTATCAGTGAACCATGGGATTGTGGTGGTTTATATAAAATAGGTGATTTCCCATCGAAGAATACCTTTACTTGGAATGGTCATTTTAGGGATGACTTGCGGAGATTTTGGAAGGGAGATAAAGATACAGCTTGGAATATGAGCGATAAAATAAAAGGTAGTCCATCTATTTATAAAGAAGATAATATTTTTCCGAAATCAATAAATTTTATTACTTCACATGACGGATTCACCCTAAAAGACTTAGTAACATTTAATAGGAAACATAATTTTTCAAACAAAGAACAAAATAGAGATGGTGATAACCATAACAATTCTTGGAATCATGGGATAGAGGGGCCAACTACAAACTTATCAATCAATAATTTAAGAAAAAGACAACAAAAAAATCTTCTTCTTAGTTTACTTATTTCTAGAGGTGTTCCAATGTTACTTATGGGAGATGAAATAGGAAGGTCGCAAGGAGGTAACAATAATTCTTGGTGCCAAAATAATTTGTTGGGTTGGATGAATTGGGATAATAGTCAACAAGATATGGAATTATTAGACTATTTTAAATACGTTATAAAAATCCGAAAAAAACTTATAAATATTTTTAATCCAGCATTGTTACCTAATAATCATAAACATGAAAATATTCCAAGATATCATTGGCATGGGACAAAGTTAGATAACCCAGATTGGAGTAGTTGGTCTCACACAGTTGCCTTTAGCATAAACAAAGGCAAAAGTAATCCTCTGGTCTGGATAGGCTTAAATGCATATTCAAAAAGTATCAATTTCCCCTTACCAAAATGTAATTATAAGTGGTTAAAAATTATTGATACTAGTATGAATGAGATTTCTGAACCCTTAACTGTTAATGAGGAATCTGTTTTAATTAATAGTAGAAGCTCCCTACTAATTATTTCAGAAGAAGTCTTTGGATCAAAAAATTTTATATTCTAAAAGCGGGCGGCGGGAATCGAACCCGCATCTTCAGCTTGGAAGGCTGAGGTTTTACCACTAAACCACGCCCGCAAATAGTAATAGAATTACCATTGCAATAATACAATATCAAACAATCACCAAAGTAAAAAGATTGGAAAATTCACACTCGAAAGAAAATATCACCAGAGCAACAACAAGATTAATGTTCTCCTATGGTCTTGGAGACGCAGGCACGGGGTTAGTAGCAACTCAATTTGGTTTTTTTCTGTTCAAATTCTTTATTTCGGCTGGTTTACCTGTAATAATTGCTGGATCATTATTAATGTTAATTAAGATATGGGATGCAATAAATGATCCTTTAATTGGGTGGTTAAGTGATCGGACCCAATCAAGATGGGGGCCAAGAATCCCTTGGATGGTAATAGCATCAGTTCCTCTTGGTTTTTCTTTAAGCGCAATATGGTGGACACCAACAGGTTCAGTACTAAACAAGACTATCTACTATGCCATAATTTCCATAATTGTAATGACTGCTTATACAAGTATCAATCTTCCTTTTGCGGCTCTATCAACTGAAATTTCCGAAAAAACAGCAATAAGAACAAGGTTAAACGCCGCTAGATTTACTGGTTCAATCATTGCAGGATTAACTGGTTTGATAATTGCTGGAGTTGTTTTAGGTTCTGAAGGATCAGCAAATAATGAATATTTTTTAATGGGTAAAATAAGTGGTTGTATTGCAGTTACAACAACATTAATATCATGTTGGGGATTGGCTCCATTTGCAAAAAAAGCTAGAAGACCTTCAGGGAAAGTAGAAGCTATAACACTTCAATTCAAAAGAATCTTCAGAAATAAAAAATTTCTCAAAGTTATTACTCTTTATATTCTACTTTGGTGCGCCTTACAATTGATGCAAACTGTAGCTTTAATCTATGTAGAGGATGTACTTAAGGTGCCAACAGATATTGCGAAATGGATCCCAATACCTTTTCAAATTAGCGCCTTAGTAGGTTTACAAATATGGACCAGAGTATCAAATCAATTAAATAGAATTTCAGCCTTAAACTATGGAGCGATTATATGGATCATTTCATGTACGGCAGCATTATTTTTACCTTCTTTATCAAATATTCCTGAAGTTGGTAATAGTATATTTCTAAATGCTAGTAACATAATTTTTTTCATTCTTTTAATTTCCATAATCTGTCTAATTGGCATTGGAGCTGCAACTGCTTTTCTCATCCCTTGGTCACTACTTCCTGATGCAATAGACGAAGATCCAGAGAAACCAGCTGGATTATATACTGCTTGGATGGTACTTATTCAGAAGATTGGGATTGCATTAAGTGTTCAATTATTAGGCTTTTTGTTGTATTTGTCTGGTTATCAATCATGCTTTGTTGATAAAGATAGTTTTAATATTGTTGAACAATGTACCTCAGCACAATTAACTATTAGACTATGTATTGGCTTTATACCCTCAGTATTGGTAATAATTGGTCTTTTAATAATGCGGAAATGGGATCGAAAATTAATTACGAACTAATATAAAGATATGAATTACCTTAAGTTTTTTAACAGACTTTTAAGCAGCTTAATTATTGGCGGGCAAGCAATTAATTTTATCTTTAGAGGTAAAATATCTAAAAATGATCTTTTTGACCAACTAATGGAGTCAGGTCCTGGAAGTTTATTAATTGTATTAATTACAGGAATTGCTGCAGGTACAGTCTTTAATATTCAAGTTGCGTCACAACTTACAAGTATGGGGGTTTCGAGTGAAATAGGAGGTTTACTTGCAGTAGGAATGGCGAGAGAAATGGCTCCCCTTCTAACGGCTACTTTAATGACTGGAAAGGTTGCAACCGCTTACGCTGCTCAAATAGGTACGATGAAAGTTACAGAACAAATTGAGGCTATAACAATGTTAAGAACCGAGCCAGTCCAATATTTGGTGGTTCCAAGGTTACTATCGATGGTAATCATGTCACCGATACAGTGTCTTTTGTTTTTATCTGTAGCTTTGTGGAGTGGACAAATATGGAGCACAATTTTTTATAAAGTCCCCCCAATAATTTTTTGGACATCAGTAAGATCAGGTAATGTGAGTTTAACTAGCACAGACTTAACTGCAATGTTAATAAAATCTGTAGTTTTCGGATTACTTATTTCAATTATTGCTTGTGGTTATGGACTCACTACTAAAGGTGGACCAAAAGAAGTTGGGACAAGTACAACTGGTGCGGTTGTAATGACTCTCGTTACTGTATCTTTAATGGATGTATTATTAACACAAATTTTATTTGGATAATTCAATGTTCACCACTAAATCAAAAAAAGAAGAACCAGTAATAATTTCACCATCATTTCAATTACCAATCATTCTAATAATTTTAAGTTTTATGCTTTTATTTTTAAATATTGGTTCTTTGCCAACAATAGTTTTTGCATCTTTTAGCTTTTTTTTATTACTTCAATCATTTACCTTAAGAATAAAAATAACAAGTGATGATTTTATCGTTTTACAATTTGGTAAAGAGATTAGAACTTTTCCATTCAAGAACTGGATATCTTGGAAATTCTTTTTTCCTATAATTCCAGGTATTTTTTATTTTAGAGAAAAATCTAGTCCTCATTTATTACCAATATTATTTAATCCAAAGCAATTAAAAGACGAACTTCTAAAAAAAGTTGACTCTCTGGAAATTAAAAATTCCTAAAAATTAATGTTTGCTTAATCATCAAATTTATTTAAATGAACAATACAGAAATTTCAAACAATAATCCTGAGAAGGAATTAAAAATAGAAAAAACAATTTCAGACGATAAAACCAAACCAATTACTAGAAAAAATTCAACACAAAATAAAAAAATTGCTTCAAAAAACGATAAATCAAATAAATCATTCCATGAAATTTCTAATGAGATTTTTAGTGATCTCGTTTCAAAAAAAGACTCTTTAGTTAATGAAATAAAAGAGTTAGAAACAAAAAAAAATGAATTAGAACAAGATATTGAGTCAAATTTTAAAGGACAGTCAGATAATATCGCTAAAAAAGTTAAAGGCTTTCAAGAGTACCTAACTGGGGCTTTGCAGAATCTTTCACAAAACGTTGAGAAACTTGAATTAGTCTCTCAACCAATAATCGTAAAACCATCTCCGCTTGATGAAAAAAAGCAAGATAATAAAGAAAATAATGTGGTTAATGTTCCCGCTCTTTCTGAAACATTTAAGCCAGATGAAGAGATTATAAAAAATTGCTTTTCAACTTTTACAGAACAGCCTGATTTTTATGCTGAACCTTGGAAGTTGAGACGAAGTCTTGATTCATCAGATATAGAAATAATGTATGATTGGTTCTTTAACATGGGTGGTAGAGGCTCTCTTGAAAGTAGAGGATCTCGACAAAAAAATGCCTTATTATCCGCTGGTTTAATATCTATTCTTGGCGAATTATATGGAGATCAGTTTCAGACTCTTATCTTAGCTTCGCAGCCAGAAAGATTAGGAGAATGGAGAAGAATTCTTCAAGACTCACTCGGCCTCACAAGAGATGACTTTGGACCTAATAGTGGGATTGTTCTTTTCGAAAGGCCTGAAGGTGTCATCGAAAGAGCTGATAGATTAGAAGCTAATGAAGAATTACCATTTATTATTATTGATGCAGCGGAAACATCTGTTGAAATTCCAATACTTCAATTCCCATTGTGGCTTGCATTCGCCGGTTCAAATAATGAAATTTACGACGATCTTGAACTAAACTAATCTTTATGAATATTTTAATAATCATTGCAAGTTATCTTTTAGGTTCCCTGCCCACAGGTTTTTTAGTTGGAAAATATCTAAAAGATATAGATCTAAGAACTATAGGTTCTGGATCTACAGGTGCCACAAATGTCTTAAGAAATGTAGGGAAATGGCCAGCACTTTTTGTTTTTATTATTGACGTTGGAAAGGGTCTTTTTGCAGTAAAAATTGCTCAATATTATACAGATCAAGGATTAATAGAAGTAATTGCAGGTATATCCGCCATTGCAGGACACATATGGCCTATATGGCTTAAAGGGAAAGGAGGAAAAGCTGTAGCAACTGGACTAGGGATGTTTTTAGCTCTTTCTTGGAAAGTTGGACTAGCTTCTCTTGGGATTTTTCTTATAGTATTAGCAAAAACTAAATTTGTATCATTATCCAGTATTTCAGCTGCAATATTACTTCCTGTTTTTATGTTTTTTTACCTAGGTAATTTTATTCACTCGTACTTTTTTATAAGTTTTATTGTCTCATTATTAGTTATCTGGAAACATAGAACAAATATAACAAGATTGCTTAAGGGAGAAGAATCCAAAATCAATGAGAATTAATAGATTCAAATATTTCCAAGAGAGCTTTATTTGGATTTAGAGCTTTTGATATTGATCTACCGATAACCAATTTAGAAGCACCATTTGCTATGGCTTCAACTGGAGTCATAATTCTATTTTGATCATCTTTATTTTCAATTTTTAATCTAATACCCGGTGTAATTAGTTCAAAATTATTCTTATAAATCGATCTCAAAATTTTTGCTTCCCAAGGGGAACAGACACACCCATCTAATCCAGCATCAAATGATAACTTTGCGAGTCTCAATACATTATCCTCAATTGAATTCTTCCTATCAAGATCAGTTTGAAAATCTTTAAGAGAAAAACTTGTTAATACAGTTATGCCAACAATAAATGGAGGTTTTAGATTTGATAAGGCTGCACCTTCTAAAGATGCCTTTTTTGAATCCTTAAGAGCTTTAAGACCCGCTGAAGCATGCACAGAAATTATATCAACCCCTAATTTTGATACTTGGTAACATGCTGCACTCATGGTATTTGGAATATCATGAAATTTTAAATCTAAAAAAATTTTTTTATTTAAAGCTTTCAATATTTTAATAACTCTAGGACCTTCCCTAACAAAAAGCTCTAAACCCACTTTCACCCACTTAATATTAGGACATTTTTCTAGAAGTAATTTTGCTTGACTTAGATCTAGTCCATCAATTGCTAATATTATTTTATCTTGTGAATTAAATCTTTTGTTCATTTATTTTTAGTTTTCAAACCTCTTAATTACTTTTTTTCCAATTTGCAAAATTTTACCCTCTAAATCTTTTTTTGAATCAAAAACCAGATCAGGATTTGTTACTTTCTGGCTATCAATCTTTACACCACCTCCTTTAATAGATCTTTTGGACTCACTGCTAGATTTAAATAATTTTAAAGCACTTAGCAAGTAAAAAAATTTAACCGGAAAAGCGATCTCTCTTAATGAAATCTCTGGAATCTCTCCAACTTTCTCTTTATGTCCAAGGAATAATTTTTCGCAATTTGATTGCGCTTTTAATGCTTCTTCAGCCCCATGGAATAAAGTAGTAACTTCTAAAGCCATTCTTCTCTGTAATTCACGAGGATTTGATTTTTCAATGAAACTTAAATCTAATTCAGTAAGTAATTCAAAATAGGTGGGTATTATATGATCGGGCACTTTTTCTAATTTTGAATACATTGAAAGAGGATCTTCAGTTAAACCTACTGTGTTAAATTCAGATTTACTCATCTTCTTAATTCCATCTAAACCTGTCAAAATTGGCAGCAGAACACCAAATTGCGGGTCTTGTTTAAAATGCCTTTGAAGATCTCTTCCTATCGCAATATTAAATCTCTGATCTGTACCTCCAAGCTCAATATCTGATTGAACAACTACCGAATCGTAACCTTGTAATAGTGGATATAAGAATTCATGCAAAGCAATTGGAACTTGCGAAGTGTACCTTTTATTAAATTCCTCCTTAGCTAGCATTTGACTAACTGTTGCACTCCCCATTAATTCAATTATCAAATTAAGATTTAATCCTTTTAACCATTCACTGTTATATCTAACTTCTATTCTATCTTTTGAATCAAAATCTAAAATAGATTCATTGGCTGGCTTTCCCATCCCTAGTTGAGTTAAGTATGTTTTTGCATTATCCTTAACTTGTTTTTCCGATAACTGAACTCTTGTTTTGTTTTTTCCGGTTGGGTCTCCAATTTGAGCAGTAAAATCCCCAATAATTAAAACTGCAATATGTCCATTATCTTGGAATGCCCTAAGTTTTTTAAACAATATGCTGTGCCCAAGATGAATATCTGTTCCAGTTGGATCGATCCCGAGTTTAACCCTTAATTTTTTATTATTTTTTTTCGCATGATCAATTATCTCCGAAAAGGTTTGATCTGTTCCCTTAATTGGAAAATATTCTTCTATTCCTCTTGACAGCCATGATGGCAATATTAAATTATCTGACATGAAGCTTTAACCGTTAAATTTAAGAAGTTTTATCAAGTTCATCCTTCATTCTTATTAAGGTTTTATTCATTTGATCGAACATTTGATCAGGAGTAATCCCAAATTGACTTAACTGCGTCTTTAATTGTTCTACTGTCATTTTTGCTTGAAAATCTTCGGACAATTCAAATCTCTTCATAAAAACCTTATAACGATCCATAAGAGATTCCATTTTTTTTATAAACATTTTTTTCCCTTCTCTGTCAAATTTGCCATAATCAGAACCAAGTTTCATAAGTTCTTGGTAATCTGTAAAAAGCTTTTTAGCTTCTTCTTGAACGATGTCTGACTCAAAAAATCCCATTTCTATTTTTTTACTTCGCAAGATTAAGGCTCAATTACAAGATAACAAGAATCTTTTAAATTGATTAGAACATTAATAAATTTTAGTTTATAAATAATTCTTTGATTTATATTTTTTCAGAATTAAATTTAGTAGACATGTTTCATAAATATTGGAAAAATTTAACGTAAATAATATTTCAAACCAAAATAGACAATTTGAACTATTTGGTTCAAATGTAAATACATCAATTAATTTTCAACACTCAAATAATCTAAAAATCAAAGGCGAAATCCTAACTGAATGGAGAAATAGAATATATAATCACCAATTCAAAATTTCAAAAGATACTCACAATAAAACTTTGCACCAAACAAGTCTTCCTGTAAGTAAAATTTCCAATGAAAGAAAAATTGATCCGTTTTCTCTACAGCCATTATCATTGAACTTTTGGAGAACCAATCAACATATACACAATGGCCCAGCAATGTATTTTGTAATTGACTCGATGGAGAGTTCTAAAATAATCCTATATATAGGAGAAACAAATTCAGCAAATAAGAGATGGAAGGGAGAACATGACTGTAAAAATTACCTCATGAACTATAAAGAAGCCCTAGCTCATAACAAACTCACAAGTCACCAAGATATTCGTTTCTTCTTAGATGTACCTAAAGAAGTAAAATTAAGACGTAAATTAGAACAGCAACTGATATATTTATGGTTACCACCTTTTAATAAAGAAACTCGAGATAGGTGGGCAACTACTTTCACAAACAACTAAAAGTTAATTAAATCGATTTTACAAATGCAATTTTCCACATTCCAAAAAAATCTAGATAACTGGCAAGGTGCTTCATTAATTTTTGGAGTTTTAGAGGAAGAAATTGCAAGTCAACTTGAAAACATAAAATTTGTTGTTGACACAAAATTATTACTAAAAAAAGTTACTCAAAAAAAATTCAAAGGAGAAAAAGGAAAAACTTTAAACTTTGAATTTTTAGATCAAAAATTAGAAACTTTAATCATAGTTGGCCTTGGCAAATCAAAAGACCTAAATAAAAGTGATATAGAAAACTCTATAGGAAATCTAGTTAGGAAAACTGTTGATAAAAACGAAAAAATCAGCATCTTGCTACCTTGGGAATTAATAAATTCACAACTAGAAATAAATCAATTAGCAGAGTCAGCCAGATTATCTGCCTATAAGGACAATAGATTCAATAAGAAAAAAGATGAAAAGAAAGTCCTTAAAGAAATAGAGTTTTTGAATTTAAAAAAAATTGAGAATATTAACTTTGAAGAGACAGCACAAATATGTGAAGGTGTAGAACTAGCTAGAAGACTTGTAGCCGCCCCTCCTAATAGTCTTACACCTCAGGAAATGTCTATACAAGCTACTCAAATAGCTAAAGATCATGGTTTGGAAGTGAAAATTTTAGAGGCAAAAGATTGTGAAGATTTAGGAATGGGTGCATATTTAGCTGTAGCAAAAGGTTCTGATCTAGATCCTAAATTTATACATCTTACTTTAAAGTCAGAGGGGCCTATAAAAGAAAGGATTGCGCTTGTTGGGAAGGGTTTAACCTTTGATTCTGGAGGATACAATCTGAAAGTAGGGGCTTCTCAAATTGAAATGATGAAATATGATATGGGCGGAAGCGCTGCAGTT
This window of the Prochlorococcus sp. MIT 1314 genome carries:
- the cbiB gene encoding adenosylcobinamide-phosphate synthase CbiB, whose product is MAEINLFLIFLGSIGFDLLIGDPRFFIHPVQIIGFYIKKISDLFIKNCGENKNILFWGGFIIAISTIGISFSLGKLIELSYMQSKNNLFSGFLIFLGLSSCFATKGLISSVKEIAELIERKEINDKNENAIKEKVQRIVSRDVRSSSMEHLMRSSTESLAENSVDGIFGPLFWIFIGIVLMKFSIFLPGPLSLGFSYKAISTLDSMIGYKYDYFRYLGFFSAKIEDYFTFIPSRLVLLTLPLVSSKVNNYLSIIKNSYLDGKKYASPNSGISEAIFAYISGIKLGGKSKYQNEIIEKPIINSNGDFCNREKIKLICQLILRLQFLWIIIFILIFFIIFNPN
- a CDS encoding chlorophyll a/b-binding protein, encoding MQEQNSSMENKNNDLTNRSLTNNKYSKWVDNQGDEVKNVFGFNNSAELVNGRAAMIGFLMLVLTELVFKGKPVTSSIFGIN
- a CDS encoding HU family DNA-binding protein encodes the protein MNKADLVNVVSAQTGATKTDVSSIVDATIETIVDSVVDGKKVSILGFGSFEPRDRSARQGLNPKTGEKIAIPAKRVPTFSAGKLFKDRVQG
- a CDS encoding isoamylase yields the protein MTHINKGNPFPLGSSLTGQGVNFSLIATNAEYVEILLFEKEDSVIPKNILKLDQNHNTGPYWHAEIRNLNEGCIYAFRVKQKSNGINNNYEKKVLIDPCSRGITGWGSYKRENALKTHENTNSCLKSVVCDRKLFNFKDYPRPKHSWEETIIYELHIKAFTESTDKDESCLKKFLKKIPYLKELGITTIELLPIFCFDPTDAPNGLENFWGYSPINWFTPHFEYLSNESAVKNRDEFRRLVEECHKANIEVILDVVYNHTSEGDSHGPAISWKGIDENLYYFIGKDKNYQDVSGCGNTIAANRGLVRKLIIESLKCWASELGVDGFRFDLGIALSRGENLSPLENPPIFEDIECEPELIGIKFISEPWDCGGLYKIGDFPSKNTFTWNGHFRDDLRRFWKGDKDTAWNMSDKIKGSPSIYKEDNIFPKSINFITSHDGFTLKDLVTFNRKHNFSNKEQNRDGDNHNNSWNHGIEGPTTNLSINNLRKRQQKNLLLSLLISRGVPMLLMGDEIGRSQGGNNNSWCQNNLLGWMNWDNSQQDMELLDYFKYVIKIRKKLINIFNPALLPNNHKHENIPRYHWHGTKLDNPDWSSWSHTVAFSINKGKSNPLVWIGLNAYSKSINFPLPKCNYKWLKIIDTSMNEISEPLTVNEESVLINSRSSLLIISEEVFGSKNFIF
- a CDS encoding MFS transporter: MFSYGLGDAGTGLVATQFGFFLFKFFISAGLPVIIAGSLLMLIKIWDAINDPLIGWLSDRTQSRWGPRIPWMVIASVPLGFSLSAIWWTPTGSVLNKTIYYAIISIIVMTAYTSINLPFAALSTEISEKTAIRTRLNAARFTGSIIAGLTGLIIAGVVLGSEGSANNEYFLMGKISGCIAVTTTLISCWGLAPFAKKARRPSGKVEAITLQFKRIFRNKKFLKVITLYILLWCALQLMQTVALIYVEDVLKVPTDIAKWIPIPFQISALVGLQIWTRVSNQLNRISALNYGAIIWIISCTAALFLPSLSNIPEVGNSIFLNASNIIFFILLISIICLIGIGAATAFLIPWSLLPDAIDEDPEKPAGLYTAWMVLIQKIGIALSVQLLGFLLYLSGYQSCFVDKDSFNIVEQCTSAQLTIRLCIGFIPSVLVIIGLLIMRKWDRKLITN
- a CDS encoding ABC transporter permease, which codes for MNYLKFFNRLLSSLIIGGQAINFIFRGKISKNDLFDQLMESGPGSLLIVLITGIAAGTVFNIQVASQLTSMGVSSEIGGLLAVGMAREMAPLLTATLMTGKVATAYAAQIGTMKVTEQIEAITMLRTEPVQYLVVPRLLSMVIMSPIQCLLFLSVALWSGQIWSTIFYKVPPIIFWTSVRSGNVSLTSTDLTAMLIKSVVFGLLISIIACGYGLTTKGGPKEVGTSTTGAVVMTLVTVSLMDVLLTQILFG
- a CDS encoding DUF3119 family protein, which encodes MFTTKSKKEEPVIISPSFQLPIILIILSFMLLFLNIGSLPTIVFASFSFFLLLQSFTLRIKITSDDFIVLQFGKEIRTFPFKNWISWKFFFPIIPGIFYFREKSSPHLLPILFNPKQLKDELLKKVDSLEIKNS